Proteins encoded within one genomic window of Jiangella mangrovi:
- the rpsM gene encoding 30S ribosomal protein S13, producing the protein MARLVGVDLPRDKRLEVALTYIFGIGRTRALETLKETGVSPDIRVKDLGDEELVKLRDWIEANYQIEGDLRREVQSDIRRKIEIGSYQGIRHRRGLPVRGQRTHTNARTRKGRKKTVAGKKKAGK; encoded by the coding sequence ATGGCACGCCTCGTCGGCGTCGACCTCCCGCGCGACAAGCGCCTGGAGGTAGCACTCACGTACATCTTCGGCATCGGGCGTACCCGAGCGCTGGAGACTCTGAAGGAGACGGGCGTCAGCCCGGACATCCGCGTCAAGGACCTCGGTGACGAGGAGCTGGTCAAGCTCCGCGACTGGATCGAGGCCAACTACCAGATCGAGGGTGACCTGCGCCGCGAGGTGCAGAGCGACATCCGCCGCAAGATCGAGATCGGTAGCTATCAGGGCATCCGGCACCGCCGCGGGCTCCCCGTCCGTGGTCAGCGCACTCACACGAATGCCCGTACCCGCAAGGGTCGGAAGAAGACCGTCGCCGGCAAGAAGAAGGCCGGCAAGTGA
- a CDS encoding DNA-directed RNA polymerase subunit alpha — translation MLITQRPSLSEESLNDYRARFTIEPLEPGFGYTLGNSLRRTLLSSIPGAAITSIRIDGVLHEFTTIPGVKEDVTDVILNLKGLVVSSEHDEPVVMYLRKQGPGAVTAADIAPPAGVEVHNPDLHIATLNGKGKLEMELTVERGRGYVSAVQNKRADAEIGRIPVDSIYSPVLKVTYKVEATRVEGRTDFDRLIVDVETKQSIRPRDALASAGSTLVELFGLARELNIEAEGIEIGPSPVDAQLAADLALPIEDLQLTVRSYNCLKREGIHSVGELVSRSEADLLDIRNFGQKSIDEVKAKLATMGLGLKDSAPGFDPAAAVDSYGDDDQSYAEDEQY, via the coding sequence GTGCTCATCACCCAGCGTCCCAGTCTCAGCGAAGAGTCGCTGAACGACTACCGCGCCCGGTTCACCATCGAGCCGCTCGAGCCGGGTTTCGGCTACACGCTCGGTAACTCGCTGCGCCGGACCCTGCTCTCGAGCATCCCCGGCGCGGCCATCACGTCGATCCGCATCGACGGTGTGCTGCACGAGTTCACCACCATCCCCGGGGTGAAGGAGGACGTCACCGACGTCATCCTGAACCTCAAGGGCCTCGTCGTCTCATCCGAGCACGACGAGCCCGTCGTGATGTACCTGCGCAAGCAGGGTCCCGGCGCCGTCACCGCCGCCGACATCGCGCCGCCCGCCGGGGTCGAGGTGCACAACCCGGACCTGCACATCGCGACGCTGAACGGCAAGGGCAAGCTGGAGATGGAGCTGACGGTCGAGCGCGGCCGCGGCTACGTGTCGGCCGTGCAGAACAAGCGCGCCGACGCCGAGATCGGCCGCATCCCGGTCGACTCCATCTACTCGCCGGTCCTCAAGGTCACCTACAAGGTCGAGGCGACCCGCGTCGAGGGCCGCACCGACTTCGACCGGCTCATCGTCGACGTCGAGACCAAGCAGTCGATCCGGCCGCGGGACGCGCTCGCGTCGGCCGGCAGCACGCTCGTCGAGCTGTTCGGGCTCGCCCGCGAGCTGAACATCGAGGCCGAGGGCATCGAGATCGGCCCGTCGCCGGTCGACGCCCAGCTGGCCGCCGACCTCGCGCTGCCGATCGAGGACCTGCAGCTGACCGTCCGTTCGTACAACTGCCTCAAGCGTGAGGGCATCCACTCCGTGGGTGAGCTCGTCTCCCGCAGCGAGGCCGACCTCCTCGACATCCGCAACTTCGGCCAGAAGTCGATCGACGAGGTCAAGGCGAAGCTGGCCACCATGGGCCTCGGCCTCAAGGACAGCGCGCCCGGCTTCGACCCGGCCGCGGCCGTCGACAGCTACGGCGACGACGACCAGTCCTACGCCGAGGACGAGCAGTACTGA
- a CDS encoding ABC transporter ATP-binding protein, with the protein MTALLARGVRRTFEAELAPVRALRGVDLQVERGEFVALMGPSGCGKSTLLNIFAGLDQADEGEVVVDGLVVSGRDENWLARFRRHHVGIVFQFFNLLEGVSALDNIALPAILGGLRRKAAESRARDLLDLLGLGDRTEQVPSVLSGGQRQRLAIARALVNEPAVLLADEPTGALDSEGGAEILELFRRLHGDGQTILMVTHSADVAAGASRVVRMRDGRIAGDDGVSITPVAADMPVELAEKRAP; encoded by the coding sequence ATGACCGCACTGCTGGCCCGGGGAGTCCGCCGCACATTCGAGGCGGAGCTCGCGCCCGTCCGCGCCCTGCGCGGCGTCGACCTGCAGGTGGAGCGCGGCGAGTTCGTCGCGCTCATGGGCCCGTCGGGCTGCGGCAAGTCGACCCTGCTGAACATCTTCGCCGGGCTCGACCAGGCCGACGAGGGCGAGGTCGTGGTCGACGGGCTCGTCGTCAGCGGCCGCGACGAGAACTGGCTGGCCCGGTTCCGCCGGCACCACGTCGGCATCGTCTTCCAGTTCTTCAACCTGCTCGAGGGTGTCTCGGCGCTGGACAACATCGCGCTGCCGGCGATCCTGGGTGGGCTGCGCCGCAAGGCCGCCGAGTCGCGCGCCCGCGATCTGCTCGACCTGCTGGGCCTCGGCGACCGCACCGAGCAGGTGCCGTCGGTGCTCTCGGGCGGGCAGCGCCAGCGGCTGGCCATCGCCCGCGCGCTGGTCAACGAGCCGGCGGTGCTGCTGGCCGACGAGCCCACCGGCGCGCTCGACAGCGAGGGCGGCGCCGAGATCCTCGAGCTGTTCCGCCGGCTGCACGGCGACGGCCAGACGATCCTCATGGTCACGCACTCCGCCGACGTCGCGGCCGGCGCCTCCCGTGTCGTGCGCATGCGCGACGGGCGCATCGCGGGCGACGACGGCGTCAGCATCACCCCGGTCGCGGCGGACATGCCGGTGGAGCTCGCGGAGAAGCGCGCCCCATGA
- the infA gene encoding translation initiation factor IF-1: MPKKDGVIEIEGTVTEALPNAMFRVELSNGHKVLAHISGKMRQHYIRILPEDRVVVELSPYDLTRGRIVYRYK; this comes from the coding sequence ATGCCGAAGAAGGACGGGGTCATCGAGATCGAGGGCACCGTGACCGAGGCTCTCCCGAACGCGATGTTCCGGGTGGAGCTCTCGAACGGTCACAAGGTGCTTGCCCACATTTCCGGCAAGATGCGCCAGCACTACATCCGGATCCTCCCCGAGGACCGCGTGGTGGTGGAGCTCAGCCCGTACGACTTGACCCGCGGTCGCATCGTCTACCGCTACAAGTAA
- a CDS encoding cyclic nucleotide-binding domain-containing protein has product MTTRIEATATTLSWIPSEAVTGLTKAAFETGFTHYDPPPPGDLGDATGLEQLRADDRFRYANVLAGWAEVENGRVVRAGYTGASGVRMGSTTVRIGKLGATFAAVALPDLRREPEYLADGSVRLTQTCGGRTALPAPRAVPHPPFVKLQSPLVWTTLSLVIHPDGRSVVELPGASAFPRHWVYDGGGALTLKSGLTDYSGWAAHSFGSRTPWGDEDSPALTVEVESAAERVMSRLLMGGAQKPRIRTLAAEDMLTLQGEPGDELYLLLDGVLRVEVDGRRLAEVGPGAVLGERAVLEGGRRTSTLIAATPVRVAVAPSTAVDRDRLAELAGSHRREDVTA; this is encoded by the coding sequence ATGACCACCCGCATCGAGGCCACCGCCACCACGCTGTCGTGGATCCCGTCCGAGGCCGTCACCGGGCTCACGAAGGCCGCGTTCGAGACCGGCTTCACCCACTACGACCCGCCGCCGCCCGGCGACCTCGGTGACGCCACCGGCCTCGAGCAGCTGCGCGCCGACGACCGCTTCCGCTATGCCAACGTGCTGGCCGGCTGGGCGGAGGTCGAGAACGGCCGGGTCGTCCGGGCCGGCTACACCGGCGCGTCGGGCGTGCGCATGGGATCGACGACGGTGCGCATCGGCAAGCTGGGCGCCACGTTCGCCGCCGTCGCGCTACCGGACCTGCGCCGCGAGCCCGAGTACCTGGCCGACGGCAGCGTGCGGCTGACGCAGACCTGCGGCGGCCGGACGGCGTTGCCGGCGCCCCGCGCGGTGCCGCACCCGCCGTTCGTCAAGCTGCAGTCGCCGCTGGTATGGACGACGCTGTCGCTGGTCATCCACCCGGACGGCCGGTCCGTCGTCGAGCTGCCCGGAGCCAGCGCGTTCCCGCGGCACTGGGTGTACGACGGCGGCGGCGCGCTCACGCTGAAGAGCGGCCTCACCGACTACTCGGGCTGGGCGGCGCACTCGTTCGGCTCGCGCACGCCGTGGGGCGACGAGGACTCACCGGCGCTGACCGTCGAGGTCGAGAGTGCTGCCGAGCGGGTGATGTCGCGGCTGCTCATGGGCGGCGCACAGAAGCCGCGCATCCGGACCCTCGCCGCCGAGGACATGCTGACGCTGCAGGGCGAGCCCGGCGACGAGCTCTACCTGCTGCTCGACGGCGTCCTGCGGGTCGAGGTCGACGGGCGGCGGCTGGCCGAGGTCGGGCCGGGCGCGGTGCTGGGCGAGCGCGCCGTCCTGGAGGGCGGACGGCGCACCTCGACCCTGATCGCCGCCACCCCGGTGCGGGTCGCGGTGGCGCCGTCGACGGCCGTCGACCGCGACCGGCTGGCCGAGCTGGCCGGCTCGCACCGCCGGGAGGACGTGACGGCGTGA
- the rpsK gene encoding 30S ribosomal protein S11, with the protein MPPAKGRQTKVRRKEKKNVAHGVAHIKSTFNNTIVSITDPQGNVIAWASAGQVGFKGSRKSTPFAAQMAAEAAARRAQEHGMRKVDVFVKGPGSGRETAIRSLQAVGLEVGSISDVTPQAHNGCRPPKRRRV; encoded by the coding sequence ATGCCACCCGCCAAGGGCCGCCAGACCAAGGTGCGCCGCAAGGAGAAGAAGAACGTCGCTCATGGTGTCGCGCACATCAAGAGCACGTTCAACAACACGATCGTCTCGATCACCGACCCTCAGGGCAACGTGATCGCGTGGGCCAGCGCCGGCCAGGTGGGCTTCAAGGGCTCGCGCAAGTCGACGCCGTTCGCCGCGCAGATGGCCGCCGAGGCGGCCGCCCGCCGTGCCCAGGAGCACGGCATGCGCAAGGTCGACGTGTTCGTCAAGGGCCCGGGCTCGGGCCGGGAGACCGCGATTCGCTCGCTGCAGGCCGTCGGCCTCGAGGTCGGTTCGATTTCGGACGTGACCCCGCAGGCGCACAACGGCTGCCGTCCGCCGAAGCGCCGCCGCGTCTGA
- the rpsD gene encoding 30S ribosomal protein S4, producing the protein MARYTGPLTKKSRRLGVDLIGEDKAYERRPYPPGQHGRGRQKESEYRLQLHEKQKARYTYGVLEKQFRRYYEEANRRQGRTGDVLLQLLESRLDNVVYRAGLARTRRHARQLVVHGHFTVNGRKVNVPSYQVALHDVIDVRDKSKETTPFIIARETHGDRPVPAWLEVIPNQLRVLVHQLPTRQQIDTPVQEQLIVEFYSK; encoded by the coding sequence ATGGCCCGTTACACCGGCCCACTCACGAAGAAGTCGCGCCGCCTGGGCGTCGACCTGATCGGTGAGGACAAGGCCTACGAGCGCCGTCCTTACCCGCCCGGCCAGCACGGCCGCGGCCGGCAGAAGGAGAGCGAGTACCGCCTCCAGCTGCACGAGAAGCAGAAGGCGCGCTACACCTACGGCGTCCTCGAGAAGCAGTTCCGCCGCTACTACGAAGAGGCCAACCGGCGCCAGGGGCGCACGGGTGACGTCCTCCTGCAGCTGCTGGAGTCGCGCCTCGACAACGTCGTCTACCGCGCCGGCCTGGCCCGCACGCGGCGGCACGCCCGCCAGCTGGTCGTCCACGGCCACTTCACGGTCAACGGCCGCAAGGTGAACGTGCCCTCCTACCAGGTGGCCCTGCACGACGTCATCGACGTGCGGGACAAGTCCAAGGAGACGACCCCGTTCATCATCGCCCGCGAGACCCACGGCGACCGCCCGGTCCCCGCGTGGCTCGAGGTCATCCCGAACCAGCTGCGCGTGCTGGTCCACCAGCTCCCGACCCGGCAGCAGATCGACACGCCGGTCCAGGAGCAGCTCATCGTCGAGTTCTACTCGAAGTAA
- the rplQ gene encoding 50S ribosomal protein L17 yields MPTPTKGARLGGSPAHQRAILANLATALFEHGRITTTEAKARRLRPVAERLISKAKRGDLHARRQVLSTIRDKDVVHVLFAEIGPRYENRNGGYTRIVKIGPRKGDNAPMAVIELVEPLAEQVVTEATSATRRAAQTAAPAAAAASAAEATEAPADKATEAPAEETTEAAEATADEAPEAAADDAAEAKGDDEDKAEKA; encoded by the coding sequence ATGCCCACCCCAACCAAGGGTGCTCGCCTGGGCGGTTCGCCGGCTCACCAGCGCGCGATCCTCGCCAACCTGGCGACCGCGCTGTTCGAGCACGGCCGCATCACCACCACCGAGGCCAAGGCCCGCCGCCTGCGTCCGGTCGCCGAGCGTCTGATCAGCAAGGCCAAGCGCGGCGACCTGCACGCGCGGCGCCAGGTGCTCAGCACGATCCGCGACAAGGACGTCGTGCACGTGCTGTTCGCCGAGATCGGCCCGCGCTACGAGAACCGCAACGGCGGCTACACCCGGATCGTCAAGATCGGTCCGCGGAAGGGTGACAACGCTCCGATGGCGGTCATCGAGCTGGTCGAGCCCCTGGCCGAGCAGGTCGTGACCGAGGCGACGAGCGCCACCCGGCGCGCGGCGCAGACGGCGGCTCCGGCCGCCGCCGCGGCTTCGGCTGCTGAGGCCACCGAGGCTCCTGCCGACAAGGCGACCGAGGCTCCGGCCGAGGAGACCACGGAGGCTGCCGAGGCCACGGCTGACGAGGCCCCCGAGGCCGCGGCCGACGACGCCGCCGAGGCGAAGGGCGACGACGAGGACAAGGCCGAGAAGGCCTGA
- the truA gene encoding tRNA pseudouridine(38-40) synthase TruA, with translation MQPADPAPGGGGLLRVRLDLAYDGTAFSGWATQPGLRTVQGVLEEALGRVLRIDPPRLTVAGRTDAGVHARGQVCHVDVPATAWAAAPGRSDRPPAVALLRRLAGVLPGDVRVHGVAEAPAGFDARFSAVWRRYRYRVADTAYGADPLLRAFVLWHDRPLDVEAMNAAALGLLGEHDFAAYCRPREGATTIRELRVLSWERTADGLAVATVEADAFCHNQVRAMIGALLLVGDGRRPVDWPATVLAAGRRDSGVTVIPPHGLTLEAVGYPPDDRLAARAAAARNVRTLG, from the coding sequence ATGCAGCCCGCCGACCCCGCACCCGGTGGCGGCGGGCTGCTGCGTGTCCGGCTCGACCTCGCCTACGACGGGACGGCGTTCTCCGGCTGGGCCACGCAGCCGGGTCTGCGGACCGTGCAGGGGGTGCTCGAGGAGGCCCTGGGCCGGGTGCTGCGCATCGACCCGCCGCGGCTCACGGTCGCCGGGCGCACCGACGCCGGCGTGCACGCCCGCGGCCAGGTCTGCCACGTCGACGTCCCGGCGACGGCGTGGGCGGCGGCGCCCGGCCGCTCGGACCGGCCGCCGGCAGTGGCGCTGCTGCGGCGGCTGGCCGGGGTCCTGCCCGGCGACGTCCGGGTGCACGGCGTCGCCGAGGCGCCGGCCGGGTTCGACGCCCGGTTCTCCGCCGTCTGGCGCCGCTACCGCTACCGCGTCGCCGACACCGCGTACGGCGCCGACCCGCTGCTGCGCGCCTTCGTGCTCTGGCACGACCGCCCGCTCGACGTCGAGGCGATGAACGCCGCGGCCCTGGGGCTGCTCGGCGAGCACGACTTCGCGGCCTACTGCCGCCCGCGCGAGGGCGCGACGACCATCCGCGAGCTGCGGGTGCTGTCGTGGGAGCGCACGGCCGACGGGCTCGCCGTCGCCACCGTCGAGGCCGACGCGTTCTGCCACAACCAGGTGCGGGCCATGATCGGCGCGCTGTTGCTGGTCGGCGACGGCCGGCGCCCGGTCGACTGGCCGGCGACGGTGCTCGCCGCGGGCCGGCGCGACTCCGGCGTCACCGTCATCCCGCCGCACGGGCTGACCCTCGAGGCCGTCGGCTACCCGCCCGACGATCGGCTCGCGGCCCGCGCCGCGGCCGCGCGCAACGTGCGGACGCTGGGCTGA
- a CDS encoding adenylate/guanylate cyclase domain-containing protein, whose protein sequence is MTSADARITVLLADDNLLVREGVRALLRVAGDLDVVAMAEDYDSLVTQAQEHRPQVVVTDIRMPPRFANEGIEAAKEVRKRLPGTGIVVLSQYDDPEYAVALLAQGAAGYAYLLKERVADGDRLARAVREVAAGGSMLDPEIVQALVTPARGGTGLSADEEQLLTMVAEGRAVKAIAASLQSTPEAVDHAVEELFLHLARDASSGVRGALERLRKLHTAILEREEQGETLTRLLPSGLAEKLRDDPGAVARTERLVVTVLMSDVRGYSGIAERTDPSTLARQLNAHRRAMNGAILDQGGTVMQYVGDAVMAVFGAPFPQVDHAERALRAAADMHRRQTGVDAQWTTEGLEPFGMGIGLSTGEVAAALLGSDERLEYTLVGDTVNMAQRLQDLARPAGSTVVSEATAAAAPAWTFQRLDPVRVKGRDAAVTACRVLAPAGADTANDVEEYSR, encoded by the coding sequence ATGACCTCGGCCGACGCACGCATCACCGTGCTCCTCGCGGACGACAACCTGCTCGTCCGTGAGGGCGTGCGGGCGTTGCTGCGGGTGGCGGGCGACCTCGACGTCGTCGCGATGGCCGAGGACTACGACAGCCTGGTGACCCAGGCGCAGGAGCACCGGCCGCAGGTCGTCGTCACCGACATCAGGATGCCGCCGCGGTTCGCGAACGAGGGCATCGAGGCCGCCAAGGAGGTCCGCAAGCGGCTTCCGGGCACGGGGATCGTGGTGCTGTCGCAGTACGACGACCCGGAGTACGCGGTCGCACTGCTGGCCCAGGGGGCGGCCGGCTACGCATACTTGCTCAAGGAGCGGGTGGCGGACGGCGACCGGCTGGCCCGGGCGGTCCGCGAGGTCGCGGCGGGGGGATCCATGCTCGACCCTGAGATCGTCCAGGCACTGGTCACCCCGGCGCGGGGCGGCACCGGGCTCTCGGCCGACGAGGAGCAGCTGCTCACCATGGTGGCCGAGGGGCGGGCCGTGAAGGCGATCGCCGCGAGCCTGCAGAGCACGCCCGAGGCCGTCGACCACGCCGTCGAGGAGCTGTTCCTGCACCTCGCCCGCGACGCCAGCTCCGGCGTGCGCGGCGCGCTCGAGCGGCTGCGCAAGCTGCACACCGCCATCCTCGAGCGCGAGGAGCAGGGCGAGACACTGACCCGGCTGCTGCCGTCGGGGCTGGCGGAGAAGCTGCGCGACGACCCCGGTGCGGTCGCCCGCACCGAGCGGCTCGTCGTCACGGTGCTGATGTCGGACGTGCGCGGCTACTCCGGCATCGCCGAGCGGACCGACCCGTCGACGCTGGCGAGACAGCTGAATGCGCACCGAAGGGCCATGAACGGTGCCATCCTCGACCAGGGGGGCACCGTGATGCAGTACGTGGGGGACGCCGTCATGGCCGTCTTCGGAGCACCGTTCCCGCAGGTGGACCACGCCGAGCGGGCGCTGCGGGCCGCCGCCGACATGCACCGGCGGCAGACCGGCGTCGACGCGCAGTGGACGACCGAGGGGCTGGAGCCGTTCGGCATGGGCATCGGCCTGTCCACCGGTGAGGTCGCGGCCGCCCTGCTCGGCAGCGACGAGCGGCTGGAGTACACGCTCGTCGGCGACACCGTGAACATGGCGCAGCGCCTGCAGGACCTCGCCCGACCCGCCGGCTCGACGGTGGTCAGCGAGGCGACCGCGGCGGCCGCGCCGGCCTGGACGTTCCAGCGGCTCGACCCGGTCCGGGTCAAGGGCCGCGACGCCGCGGTGACGGCGTGCCGGGTGCTCGCCCCGGCTGGCGCCGACACAGCGAACGACGTGGAGGAGTACAGCCGATGA
- a CDS encoding MBL fold metallo-hydrolase translates to MRVTLHGVRGSTPAPGAAFVRTGGHTSCVSVTVRGETAPGLVLDAGTGLANLTALLGGAPYRGDLVLSHLHWDHVQGLPFFRSGDVDGADVRLWLPAQSVAAPDVPGSAATLLRRAMSPPHFPIGPEGLAGRWRFGARDAGWFEAGGARVRLADIAHKGGRTFGIRVEADGVSLAYLPDHDAAADDGAAADLADGVDVLLHDAQFTDGERYWATAYGHATAGDAIALAVQARVGRLVLIHHAPTRPDDEADELASKHAAAAPLPVVVGRENDVLEL, encoded by the coding sequence GTGAGGGTCACCCTGCACGGTGTCCGGGGCTCCACGCCCGCCCCCGGCGCCGCGTTCGTGCGGACCGGCGGGCACACGTCGTGCGTCTCGGTCACCGTGCGGGGCGAGACCGCGCCCGGGCTCGTGCTCGACGCCGGCACCGGTCTCGCGAACCTGACGGCGCTGCTGGGGGGCGCGCCGTACCGCGGCGACCTGGTGCTGAGCCACCTGCACTGGGACCACGTGCAGGGGCTGCCGTTCTTCCGCTCCGGCGACGTCGACGGCGCCGACGTGCGGCTGTGGCTGCCCGCCCAGTCCGTCGCGGCGCCGGACGTGCCGGGGTCGGCGGCGACGCTGCTGCGCCGGGCGATGTCGCCGCCGCACTTCCCCATCGGCCCCGAAGGACTGGCCGGACGGTGGCGGTTCGGCGCCCGCGATGCCGGCTGGTTCGAGGCCGGCGGCGCCCGGGTCCGGCTGGCCGACATCGCGCACAAGGGCGGGCGCACGTTCGGCATCCGGGTGGAGGCCGACGGCGTCAGCCTCGCCTACCTGCCCGACCACGACGCCGCGGCGGACGACGGAGCGGCCGCCGACCTGGCCGACGGAGTCGACGTGCTCCTGCACGACGCGCAGTTCACCGACGGCGAGCGCTACTGGGCCACGGCCTACGGACACGCGACCGCCGGCGACGCCATCGCGCTGGCGGTACAGGCCCGCGTGGGCCGGCTGGTGCTCATCCACCACGCCCCCACCCGCCCGGACGACGAGGCGGACGAGTTGGCCTCGAAGCACGCGGCGGCCGCACCCCTGCCCGTCGTCGTCGGCCGCGAGAACGACGTCCTGGAGCTGTGA
- the rpmJ gene encoding 50S ribosomal protein L36, whose amino-acid sequence MKVKPSVKPICDKCKVIRRHGRVMVICENLRHKQRQG is encoded by the coding sequence ATGAAGGTCAAGCCGAGCGTCAAGCCGATCTGCGACAAGTGCAAGGTGATCCGCCGCCACGGCCGGGTCATGGTGATCTGCGAGAACCTGCGTCACAAGCAGCGTCAGGGCTGA